The following are from one region of the Georgenia sp. M64 genome:
- a CDS encoding type II toxin-antitoxin system PemK/MazF family toxin codes for MIRGEIHLADLGEPVGHEQSMRRPVVIISAQPWLDSAPPVVTVLPLTRTHRPSVTHVEVDPGASGLRQTSYVKCEDVRAISPQRLIRRMGAVDVVTLARAELALRRLLGL; via the coding sequence GTGATCCGCGGCGAGATCCACCTCGCTGATCTCGGTGAGCCCGTGGGGCACGAGCAGTCGATGCGTCGGCCGGTTGTCATCATCAGCGCTCAGCCTTGGCTCGACTCGGCACCGCCCGTCGTCACGGTCCTGCCTCTCACCCGAACCCACCGTCCGTCAGTCACTCACGTCGAGGTTGACCCGGGAGCCTCCGGTCTGCGCCAGACAAGCTATGTCAAGTGCGAGGACGTCCGGGCCATCTCGCCCCAACGCCTGATCCGACGGATGGGGGCGGTGGACGTGGTGACCCTCGCGCGCGCGGAGCTTGCGCTCCGGCGGCTCCTGGGCCTGTGA